In Stigmatopora nigra isolate UIUO_SnigA chromosome 2, RoL_Snig_1.1, whole genome shotgun sequence, a single window of DNA contains:
- the dnaaf4 gene encoding dynein axonemal assembly factor 4 produces the protein MPLSVTDHSWTQTESMVFINVPLKGAKKVDIVSSDEYLKVHFPPFLLEVFLSELVDDELSSSKIGNGVAVFSLSKRTNKLWEHLSISTYDKETKTEIRARALSKLQERLSAEAKNRNEKKHKEKKYALKTMMNLESEERERIQKMKDDERNRTTAELEAWQLKEHQKNEEKALVRLQTQTNHFSQATAVKMKSENGEPCGRKVRFDKRTVSEAEKKKKQVIIPAPRVPGSIEVSFTPRVFPTALRESRIEEEEEWLKKQAEARRIVNADIEELNDLSEEERNPDWLKEKGNKCFAAGNYMSALNAYNLAIRINRKIPALFSNRAACHLKLRNFHKAIEDSSQAIELLTPAVSANAAARARSHVRRGSAFCQLQLYTEGLQEYQTALMIDPCNEALQADAQNIREIIQGSAE, from the exons ATGCCTCTCAGTGTTACAGACCACTCGTGGACGCAGACAGAGTCAATGGTTTTCATCAACGTGCCTCTCAAAGGAGCCAAAAAGGTGGACATAGTCTCGTCAGACGAATACCTCAAG GTTCATTTCCCACCATTTCTTTTAGAGGTTTTCCTGTCTGAGCTTGTTGATGATGAACTAAGCTCATCAAAAAttggaaatggagttgcagTCTTCAGTTTGTCAAAAAGGACCAACAAACTGTGGGAGCATTTGTCAATAAGCACAT AtgataaagaaacaaaaacagaaatccGAGCAAGAGCTCTGTCTAAATTACAGGAAAGGCTTTCTGCTGAGGCCAAAAACAGAAATGAGAAAAAGCATAAAGAAAAGAAGTACGCTCTGAAGACAATGatgaat cTTGAAAGTGAAGAACGAGAAAGAATCCAGAAGATGAAGGATGATGAACGAAACAGAACCACGGCTGAACTAGAAGCATGGCAGCTAAAGGAACACcagaaaaatgaggaaaaagcgTTGGTCAGACTTCAAACACAGACCAATCATTTCAGTCAAGCAACAGCTGTAAAAATGAAATCTGAGAATGGTGAACCATGTGGAAGAAAGGTCAGGTTTG ATAAAAGAACTGTCAGTGAagcagagaaaaagaaaaagcaagtgATTATTCCTGCTCCCAGAGTCCCAGGAAGTATTGAAGTGTCGTTCACACCCCGTGTTTTTCCCACAGCACTCAGAGAGTCAAGAattgaggaggaagaagag TGGCTTAAAAAACAAGCAGAAGCCAGGCGAATAGTCAATGCAGATATTGAAGAGCTTAATGACCTAAGCGAGGAGGAGCGCAATCCTGACTGGCTGAAGGAGAAAGGAAA CAAATGTTTTGCTGCGGGAAACTACATGAGTGCTTTGAATGCCTACAATCTAGCGATACGAATCAACAGAAAGATCCCAGCTTTGTTTTCGAACAGAGCTGCGTGTCATCTGAAGTTACGAAATTTTCACAAAGCCATTGAGGACTCCTCTCAG GCTATTGAGCTGCTGACTCCTGCCGTTTCTGCCAATGCGGCTGCCCGGGCAAGAAGTCATGTGCGTCGAGGGTCTGCTTTCTGCCAGCTGCAGCTCTACACAGAAG